A region of the Romeriopsis navalis LEGE 11480 genome:
ACCACGCTTGGGTCGCCGATCGACTGCGCCAGTTACCCTATCCGGTCTATGTGATTCCCGGCAATCATGATGTGCCCACATTACACCGGGATGCACAATCAACCGGATTTGCCGAATTTCCCGGATTTTATCGCGAGTTTGGCTATGCCCACACCGATCGGCATTACTATACCCAAGAAATTCACCCCGGCTTGCGATTAATTGCGCTGAATTCGAATACCTTTGATGCCGATGGCAACCAAGTTGGTGTAATTGACGCCGCACAAATGGCCTGGTTAGTCGATATCCTCGACCGGGTGCAAGACGAATATGTGATCGTGATGATTCATCACAATGTGATCGAACATATGCCTGGGCAAATGCAAGATCCCCTCGGCAAGCGCTATATCCTGCAAAATGCCAGCGAGCTACTCGGCCATCTCCGCGGGGCAGGCGTGCAGATTGTACTTACCGGACACCTGCATATTCAAAATATCGCGCAGCAGGGTGATATTTATGACATCACCACTGGCTCATTGGTCAGTTATCCCCATCCTTATCGGGTAATGCGGTTTGAAACTGATGATTTGAACCGCCAAACCTTACACGTAGCATCCGATCGCGTCGAGGCAGTACCAGACTGGGAAAGTCTGCTGGAGCACACTCGTAACCTGATGAACGATCGCTCTGCCGCCTACATGTTACAGCTTTTGACCCAGGAGCCTTGGTGCCTATCAAAACGCGAGGCGGTGAAGCTGCTGCCCCACCTCCGCGAGTTTTGGGCGACCTTTGCCGCCGGTGATGCCAAGTTTGATTTGCCCGACCTACCCGAGCCATTACGCGGGCATTTTGAACGGTTTAGCTCTTGTCAGCAGTGGGATAATCACGCCGTACTACGGCTTGCATCCCCGCGAAAATCAACTGTGCATCCCATATTATTTGCGCCGCCGTATTCGAGTCCGGCCCGATAGCGGATTGATACCAATCGTATAGCTGTTGACCATCCCCTCCCGTAAAGACGATCGTGCTCTGGGGATGGTGACTCAGCCAATCCTCCACGAACTGCGTTAATCCCGCCGTCACCATATGCACAATTCCACTACGGATCGCATTGTCGGTATCCATTGCCCAAACCGGGGGGAGTTCAACCGATTGGTCGAGTCGCGGCAGCCCCGCCGTCGCTTGATTCAGGGTTTGAAACAGGGCGCGTATCCCCGGGAAAATCGCCCCGCCGACTAATTTGTGCACGGCATCGGCACCCGTAAAGGTCATGGCCGTACCCCCATCAATCACCAAAACCGGCACTCCATAGGTTTGCATTGCGCCCCACAGGGTTAAAGCCCGATCGACCCCCAGCGTGGGATAGCAATTCAACAATGGCACATCGGCGAGCGTTATCACCTGCGCCGCCCCATATTGCTGCCAAAACGCAGTCCGACGTGGCACCACTGAAGCAATTCGCAGAGGTATCGTCTGCTGCGTCCAGCGGGGCAAAGGGATCGATGCGGGGGCTAGCTGATAGCG
Encoded here:
- a CDS encoding metallophosphoesterase family protein — encoded protein: MSLNFQFAVISDLHITLPHTLWDGPNRLHLVEVSIPVFEEILARLAKLDLDFLLLPGDLTQHGESANHAWVADRLRQLPYPVYVIPGNHDVPTLHRDAQSTGFAEFPGFYREFGYAHTDRHYYTQEIHPGLRLIALNSNTFDADGNQVGVIDAAQMAWLVDILDRVQDEYVIVMIHHNVIEHMPGQMQDPLGKRYILQNASELLGHLRGAGVQIVLTGHLHIQNIAQQGDIYDITTGSLVSYPHPYRVMRFETDDLNRQTLHVASDRVEAVPDWESLLEHTRNLMNDRSAAYMLQLLTQEPWCLSKREAVKLLPHLREFWATFAAGDAKFDLPDLPEPLRGHFERFSSCQQWDNHAVLRLASPRKSTVHPILFAPPYSSPAR
- a CDS encoding pantothenate kinase; the encoded protein is MLMVITDSTADWLALAIGNSRLHWSWFRGDHLQVAWDTRHLDAAESQWLTLTQFDFQRYQLAPASIPLPRWTQQTIPLRIASVVPRRTAFWQQYGAAQVITLADVPLLNCYPTLGVDRALTLWGAMQTYGVPVLVIDGGTAMTFTGADAVHKLVGGAIFPGIRALFQTLNQATAGLPRLDQSVELPPVWAMDTDNAIRSGIVHMVTAGLTQFVEDWLSHHPQSTIVFTGGDGQQLYDWYQSAIGPDSNTAAQIIWDAQLIFAGMQAVVRRDYPTADKS